In one Maniola jurtina chromosome 13, ilManJurt1.1, whole genome shotgun sequence genomic region, the following are encoded:
- the LOC123871154 gene encoding sphingolipid delta(4)-desaturase DES1: MGAHVSRNDFEWVHTEEPHASRRKIILEKYPEIKKLYGYDPMFKWVVTLMVLTQFAMLPIVQHMSWPVLLIVAYCFGGVINHSLMLAIHELAHNLGFGHNRPLHNRLLGFFANLPIGIPISISFKKYHLEHHRYQGDEVIDVDLPTLVEAKLFCTTGGKLVWLIFQPLFYSLRPLVVRPKPPTPLELINLIIQLFFDAIVVKLFGWKVLGYLLLGSFMAMGVHPVAGHFISEHYMFRKGFETYSYYGPLNWITFNVGYHNEHHDFPAVPGSRLPEVKRIAPEFYADLPQHHSWSSVLYDFVMDPEIGPYARIKRKHAGLKT; encoded by the exons ATGGGTGCTCATGTGTCTAGAAACGATTTCGAGTGGGTTCACACGGAGGAACCGCATGCGTCTCGCCGGAAGATCATCCTAG AGAAATACCCAGAAATCAAGAAGTTGTATGGGTATGACCCCATGTTCAAATGGGTGGTGACTCTCATGGTACTGACGCAGTTCGCGATGCTGCCCATAGTGCAGCACATGAGCTGGCCAGTGCTGCTCATAGTGGCGTATTGCTTCGGCGGAGTTATCAACCACTCCCTTATGTTAG CAATCCACGAGCTAGCGCACAACCTGGGGTTCGGCCACAACCGGCCGCTGCACAACCGGCTGCTCGGCTTCTTCGCGAACCTGCCCATCGGGATTCCCATATCCATCAGCTTCAAGAAGTACCACTTGGAACACCATAGA TACCAAGGCGACGAAGTGATAGACGTGGATCTGCCCACGCTGGTAGAAGCGAAGCTGTTTTGTACGACGGGTGGAAAGCTGGTGTGGCTGATATTCCAGCCTTTGTTCTACTCCCTGCGCCCGCTGGTGGTGAGGCCCAAGCCGCCCACGCCGCTGGAGCTCATCAATCTCATCATACAGCTGTTCTTTGACGCGATAGTCGTTAAGCTTTTTG gttGGAAAGTACTTGGTTACCTTCTTTTAGGATCCTTCATGGCAATGGGTGTCCACCCTGTGGCAG GTCACTTCATATCAGAGCACTACATGTTCCGGAAAGGCTTTGAAACCTACTCGTACTACGGGCCTCTCAACTGGATCACCTTCAACGTAGGATATCACAACGAACACCACGACTTCCCCGCTGTTCCGGGGAGCAGACTGCCTGAG GTGAAACGCATAGCCCCAGAGTTCTACGCCGACCTGCCCCAACACCACAGCTGGTCGTCTGTCCTCTACGACTTTGTGATGGACCCCGAAATAGGACCCTACGCGAGGATCAAACGCAAACACGCCGGCTTGAAAACATAG